In Elephas maximus indicus isolate mEleMax1 chromosome 4, mEleMax1 primary haplotype, whole genome shotgun sequence, a genomic segment contains:
- the LOC126076173 gene encoding uncharacterized protein LOC126076173: protein MSQSRLGSDWLLVITELTTWSSLYSQPGHRRTHNLVIAELTAWSSPYSQPGHRRTHSLVIAELTAWSSPYSQPGHRRTHSLVIAVLTAWSSPYSQPGHRRTHSLVIAVLTAWSSPYSEPGHRRTHSLVIAVLRAWSSPYSEPGHRRTQSLVIAVLTAWSSPYSQPGHRRTQSLVIAVLTAWSSPYSQPGHRRTHSLVIAVLRAWSSPYSQPGRRRTHSLVVAVLTAWSSPYSEPGRRGTQSLVVAVLTAWSSLYSQPRRRCTHSLVVAVLTAWLSLYSEPGHRCTHSLVIAVLTALHGACVF, encoded by the exons atgagccagagtcgcCTTGGCAGCGACTGGTTACTGGTCATCACTGAACTTACAACCTGGTCATCACTGTACTCACAACCTGGTCATCGCCGTACTCACAACCTGGTCATCGCCGAACTCACAGCCTGGTCATCGCCGTACTCACAGCCTGGTCATCGCCGTACTCACAGCCTGGTCATCGCCGAACTCACAGCCTGGTCATCGCCGTACTCACAGCCTGGTCATCGCCGTACTCACAGCCTGGTCATCGCCGTACTCACAGCCTGGTCATCGCCGTACTCACAGCCTGGTCATCGCCGTACTCACAGCCTGGTCATCGCCGTACTCACAGCCTGGTCATCGCCGTACTCAGAGCCTGGTCATCGCCGTACTCACAGCCTGGTCATCGCCGTACTCAGAGCCTGGTCATCGCCGTACTCAGAGCCTGGTCATCGCCGTACTCAGAGCCTGGTCATCGCCGTACTCACAGCCTGGTCATCGCCGTACTCACAGCCTGGTCATCGCCGTACTCAGAGCCTGGTCATCGCCGTACTCACAGCCTGGTCATCGCCGTACTCACAGCCTGGTCATCGCCGTACTCACAGCCTGGTCATCGCCGTACTCAGAGCCTGGTCATCGCCGTACTCACAGC CTGGTCGTCGCCGTACTCACAGCCTGGTCGTCGCCGTACTCACAGCCTGGTCGTCGCCGTACTCAGAGCCTGGTCGTCGCGGTACTCAGAGCCTGGTCGTCGCTGTACTCACAGCCTGGTCGTCGCTGTACTCACAGCCTCGTCGTCGCTGTACTCACAGCCTCGTCGTCGCTGTACTCACAGCCTGGTTGTCGCTGTACTCAGAGCCTGGTCATCGCTGTACTCACAGCCTGGTCATCGCTGTACTTACAGCCTTGCATGGAGCATgcgttttttaa